The genomic stretch GGGACGGCGGAGGAGAGGATCCCGGCCGCGACGGCGCAGGCGACGGCCCCGGCCGTCGGCGGCTGCCGTACCGCGAGCACGACGCCGACCGGGAGGAACAGCAGGGCGGACAGCGCCGCCGCGGCCCCCGACCCCTGCGCGCCCGGGACGCGCTGTCCGACGGTCCGGTTCAGCAGGATGTACGACGCCCAGCAGGCGGCGGCCAGCAGCCCCAGGGCCATGCCGACGTAGTCCGCGGAGGGCTGCGGCCGCATCAAAACCACCACGCCCGCGGCGGCGAGCAGCGAGTACAGGGCGTCCACCCGCCGTCGTGAGCCGGCCAGCGCGATGGCGAGCGGGCCGAGGAACTCCAGGGTCACCGCGAGACCCAGGCCGATCCGGTCGATCGCGGTGTACAGCGACAGATTCATGGTGCCGAACACGACGGCCAGCAGCATGACCGGCCACCACTGCCGCCAGGTGAAGGCGCGCAGCCGGGGCCTGCCGACGGCCAGCAGGACCACGGCGGCCACGTACTGGCGTACCGCGACGACGCCGACCGGGCCGAGCACCGGGAAGGCGAGCGAGCCGATCGCGGCACCGGTCTGGTTGGCCAGTCCGCTGCCGAGCATCGTGGCCACCCCGGCGAGGCCGACGTGGGGGGAGTCGGGCCGTACGGCGAGGACTTCGGGGGCGGCTGCGGGTGCGGTTCGGGCGCGCATGCCAGCATGGTGAGGTCCCGTCATGCATACGCAAAATGCACCGGCCGGTCCATCTATACGCTTGAGTCATGGATGTGGAGCTCCGACAGCTGCGCTGCCTGGTCGCGATCGTCGACGAGGGCGGCTTCACCGACGCGGCCATCGCGCTCGGCGTCTCCCAGGCCGCCGTCTCACGCACCCTCGCCTCTCTCGAACGCGCCCTGGGCGTACGGCTGTTGCGCCGCACGTCCCGGGAGGTGACCCCGACGGGGGCCGGGCTGCGGGTGCTGGCCCACGCCCGCCGGGTGCTCGGCGAGGTGGACGACCTGGTACGGGAGGCCACTTCCGGCCATGAGCGGCTGCGCATCGGATACGCCTGGGCCGCCCTCGGCCGGCACACCTCGGCGTTCCAGCGCCGCTGGGCCGCGGCACACGCCGGGACCGATCTCCAGCTGGTCCGCGTCAACTCGCCCACCGCGGGTCTCGCCGAGGGCGCCTGCGATCTGTCCGTCGTCCGACGGCCACCGGACGACCGTCGCTTCGACTCGGCCCTCGTCGGTCTGGAGCGGCGGCTGTGCGCCGTCGCCGGCGACGACCCGCTGGCCCGGCGGCGCTCGGTGCGGCTCGCCGATCTCGCCGGACGGACCCTGCTCGTCGACCGCCGCACCGGCACCACCACCGCCGAACTGTGGCCGCCCGGCGCCAGGCCCGCCACCGAGGAGACCCACGACGTCGACGACTGGCTCACCGTGATCGCCACCGGGCGGTGCGTCGGCATGACCGCGGAGGCGACCGCGCACCAGTACCCGCGCCCCGGAGTGGTCTACCGTCCGGTGCGGGACACCGAGCCCATCGCGGTACGGCTCGCCTGGTGGCGGGACGATCCGCACCCCGCCACCCAGGCGGCGGTGGAACTCCTCACCGCCCTGTACCGGGGCGACTGACCGGCGGCACCGTCAGCCGGTCTTGCGCCGCCACTCGGGCTCCACCAGCTCCCACTCCGAACCCCAGCGCGCCACGCGCCGCCGGTCCAGCCGCCAGCGGGCCACCGTGCCCACGCCGAACACCACGCCCGTGAAGGCCAGCGCGGCGGCCGATCCGAGGGCGGCGGACTCCACCGAGGCCTCACCAGGACTCATCGGCTCGATGGCCAGAGCGCCTCGGCCGTCCAGCCACACCACGATCTCGGCACCGGCCTGCTGGCCCCTGGCCACCAGGGTCTTGTCCGTCCGCGCGGTGCCGTCGTCGGCCGTCCAGCGGACCTCGGCCAGGGCATGTCCGCTCGCCGGTCCGGCCGAACCCGCCGCCTTGGGGACGTCGGCCAGCAGCACCGCCCGGGTCGGGTGGCGGTCCCCGCGCTGCTCGGCGAACGCCCGGTCGGCGGCGTGGGCCGTCACCAGCCCGGCCAGGGTGCCGCCCACGAGCACGGCCACCCAGACGGCCAGCACGATCCACGCCTCGACGATGTCCTCGCGGCGCCGCAGCGGATTGCTCCGCCAGCGCCACAGCCGCACCTTCGCGCATCGCGTGCCATCCATCGGTCCGCACCTCCCCGTCGTCGCTGCATCGAACGTGCCATCGGCGGCCCGGCGGACGGCAGGGGCCGAGGGGGTGGGACCGGTGGTCCGGTCGGGCCCAACCGGGCGGTGCGCGGGGGCCGTTCAGCCCTTCCGCCGACCCGGACCCGGCGCTGCGCGACGCCGGAGACATGCGGACCGTCGGACCTCGGCCGGGGACCAACGGCCTCTCACACGCCGGGGCCCGGGTGCCCACCCTCGAAGGACAGCACCGCTTCGGCGGGAGGAGGGCACCATGAGCAGCACGATCCTTGACGCCACGGTCCTGGAGACCTGTGTCGCGGCGGCCGTCGCCGCCCCCTCGCTGTACAACTCCCAGCCCTGGCGCTTCCGACTGGACCCCGAGACCGTCACCTTCCACGTCCGCGCCGCTCCCGCCCGGGGACTGCGGTTCGCCGACCCCGACGCACGCGCCCTGCACGTGTCGGTCGGAGCGTGCGTGCTCAACCTCCGGGTCGCGATGGCGCACTTCGGCTGGACGGCCGACACCCGACTGCTGCCCTCGCCCGGGGATCCGGGGCTGCTGGCCACCGTGCGGCCCACCGAGGCCCGTACCGGGGACCTCCAGCCGGCCGACGACGAGCTGTACGCGGCCGTCTGGCGCAGGCGCAGCAGCCGGCTGCCGTTCTCCGGCGGGCCACAGCCGCCCCTGCGCGCCGAACTCATGACGGCGGCCGCGGCGGAGGGCGCGTCCCTGCTCTTCCCCGACACCGCGCAGACGGCTCGGCTGCTGGCGCTCACCACGCTGGGCGAGCGACGCAACCGCGCCGACCCGGACCGGGCCCGGGAGAGCCGCCGCTGGGTGCGCGAGGACCCGTACGACCTCTCCGACACCGGCCTTCCCCTGGCGGCGCTCGGCCCGCAGGACTCCCGGGAACAGCTGCCCCTGCGCGACTTCACCGCGCAGCGTCACCCCGAGCGGCTGCCCGCCCGCCTCTTCGAACCGGCCCCGGTCATCGCCCTGCTGGCCACCGAGCACGACCGCCGCACCGACTGGCTGCGCGCCGGGCAGGCCCTGGAGCGTGTGCTGCTTCTCGCCACGGCCCGCGGACTGCGGATGTCCCTGCTGAGCCAGGCGCTGGAGTGGCCGGACCTGAGGCAGTCCCTGAGCCCCGCACCCTTCCACGCCCAGATGCTCGTCCGCCTCGGCTACGGACCGCAGGGCCCGGCCACCCCACGGCGCACGGCCCGTGTCGCGATCGACTGACGCGGTGCACGGATCAGTCGCCCGGTGCCGCGTTCGACCCGGCGAGCGCGTCAGCCAGTCTCGGGTACAGCTCGAAGACGCCGGTCAGACCCGTCAGGCGCAGCAGCCGCAGCAGGCTCGGGTCGTCCGTGACCAGCCGCACCCGGCCGTGCCGGGCGAGGGCACGCGCTCTCGTCCGGCACAGCGCGTTCAGCCCGGCACAGTCGACGAAGGACACGTCCCGCAGATCGAGGACCACGTCGGGGCACGGCCCCGCGGTCAGCGCATCGAGCCCGGCGGTCAGCACCAGCGCCGCCTGAAGGTCGAGTTCGCCCCGCAAGGCCACAACGGTCGCCTCCGTCTCGAGGTGCTCCGAGAGCGGCGGCTTCGACCGGGTGAGGTTGTCGGACATGGTTCCGAGGCAATCGGACGCCCTTGGCGTGGCGGAAGGGCCGACCGGCCCTTCCGGCGCAGTCGACCCCGACCGGCGTCGAGACCTGGGCCGACCGGCCCAAGCGGGATCCCGCGCGCCCGCACACGCTTGAGGGCGGGGGAGTTCATCCGCCCGGGGGGCCAACAGGAGGAGGCGACGGGCCATGACCGAACCGACCCCGTCGACCACGGCCGAGCCCCTGCCCGTGGGAGACCTCGGACGGCGCCTCACGCTGCGGCGCACCCGCCTCGGCCTCTCCCGCGAGGAGACGGCCGCACGGGCCGGCATGGCGACCAGCTATGTCCGCTACCTGGAGGAGCAGCCGGTCGCGGCCCCGGGTATCGGGGCGCTCATGCGCCTGGCGGGGGCCTTGCGGACCACGGTCTCGGAGCTGACGGGCGGCGATGTCGAACTGCCGCCCGGACCGGGCCGGGCCGCTCGGCACGCGGAGTTCAGCGAGCTCACGGAGGCCGAGTGCCGCGCCCTGCTCGCCACTCATGGCGTGGGGCATCTGGCGGTGCCCACCGAGACCGGACCCGTCGTCGTGCCCGTCAACTACACGGTCGTGGACGGCGCGATCGCCTTCCGGACCGCCCCGGGATCGACACCCGCGCAGGCGGCGGGCCGTCAGGTGGCCGTGGAGGTGGACCGTATCGACGACGCCTTCAGCAGCGGCTGGAGCGTCCTCGTCCGCGGGCCCGCCAGGGCGGTGACCGACCCCGCGGAAGTGCGGCGCCTCGACGAACAGGCGTACAGCGCGCCCTGGGCGGGCGGCCCGCGCAAGCTGTGGATCCGGATCGAGTCCCTCGCCGTCAGCGGGCGCCGTATCACGGTGTGACAAGGGCTGTTGTCGGGCCGCCCCGGGACTCATGGCCCTGAGCACGGCCCGGTGCGGTGACGAAGCATGAAGGAGCAGGGCGTACGGAAGCGATCAGCCGAGAGACGGGCAAACCCATGAACCACAACGACGGATTCCGCGAGCTCGACCGGCGGGAGTGCCTGCGCCTGCTCGCCAAGGTGCCGGTCGGCCGCATCGTCCACACCCGCCGCGCGCTGCCGGCCGTCCTGCCCGTCAACTTCCGCCTGGCCGACGACGGCGCGGTGCTGCTGTGCACGGCCGCCGACTCGGAGCTGGTGCGGGCCGTCGACGGTGCCGTGGTCGCCTTCGAGGCCGACGAGGTCGACGCGGCCACGCAGTCCGGCTGGAGCGTGGTCGTCACCGGCTCCGCCGCCGTGGTCACCGACCCCGCCGAGACCGCACGCCTCGAGCGCGGCGGGCCGCGCTCCTGGGTGCCCTCGCCGGACGAGGTCTTCGTCCGCATCGAGCCGGAACTGGTGACCGGCCGACAGCTGGTCGGCGGACGCACGCTGTACGGCGTGCACCTCCCCTCCTGAGCCGGGCGGGCCCGACGGTCCCGTCCGGCATGGGCCGTACGGCGGCAGCCGGGTTCCCTCGGCCCCTGCTGCGGGCTCCCGCACACGACGAGTATCGGGAGCACGAAGAGGAAGGGAGGAGCCATGACTCCCCAGTACGTCGTCGTCGGAGTGGACGGATCCCTGAACGCCGTACGGGCCCTGGACTGGGCGTCGGACGAGGCGGCGCGGCGTCAGGCGGCGCTGCGGATCGTCTACGCCGTACCCGACCGGGACGAGGCCGGTCCCGTTCTGGGGGCCGCCGT from Streptomyces davaonensis JCM 4913 encodes the following:
- a CDS encoding EamA family transporter, which codes for MRARTAPAAAPEVLAVRPDSPHVGLAGVATMLGSGLANQTGAAIGSLAFPVLGPVGVVAVRQYVAAVVLLAVGRPRLRAFTWRQWWPVMLLAVVFGTMNLSLYTAIDRIGLGLAVTLEFLGPLAIALAGSRRRVDALYSLLAAAGVVVLMRPQPSADYVGMALGLLAAACWASYILLNRTVGQRVPGAQGSGAAAALSALLFLPVGVVLAVRQPPTAGAVACAVAAGILSSAVPYLADVFTLRHVPARAFGLFMSVNPVLAALVGLVGLGQGLGWVEWGGIGAIVAANALALRHRASDDGIG
- a CDS encoding LysR family transcriptional regulator, which codes for MDVELRQLRCLVAIVDEGGFTDAAIALGVSQAAVSRTLASLERALGVRLLRRTSREVTPTGAGLRVLAHARRVLGEVDDLVREATSGHERLRIGYAWAALGRHTSAFQRRWAAAHAGTDLQLVRVNSPTAGLAEGACDLSVVRRPPDDRRFDSALVGLERRLCAVAGDDPLARRRSVRLADLAGRTLLVDRRTGTTTAELWPPGARPATEETHDVDDWLTVIATGRCVGMTAEATAHQYPRPGVVYRPVRDTEPIAVRLAWWRDDPHPATQAAVELLTALYRGD
- a CDS encoding Rv1733c family protein; translated protein: MDGTRCAKVRLWRWRSNPLRRREDIVEAWIVLAVWVAVLVGGTLAGLVTAHAADRAFAEQRGDRHPTRAVLLADVPKAAGSAGPASGHALAEVRWTADDGTARTDKTLVARGQQAGAEIVVWLDGRGALAIEPMSPGEASVESAALGSAAALAFTGVVFGVGTVARWRLDRRRVARWGSEWELVEPEWRRKTG
- a CDS encoding Acg family FMN-binding oxidoreductase; amino-acid sequence: MSSTILDATVLETCVAAAVAAPSLYNSQPWRFRLDPETVTFHVRAAPARGLRFADPDARALHVSVGACVLNLRVAMAHFGWTADTRLLPSPGDPGLLATVRPTEARTGDLQPADDELYAAVWRRRSSRLPFSGGPQPPLRAELMTAAAAEGASLLFPDTAQTARLLALTTLGERRNRADPDRARESRRWVREDPYDLSDTGLPLAALGPQDSREQLPLRDFTAQRHPERLPARLFEPAPVIALLATEHDRRTDWLRAGQALERVLLLATARGLRMSLLSQALEWPDLRQSLSPAPFHAQMLVRLGYGPQGPATPRRTARVAID
- a CDS encoding STAS domain-containing protein, whose amino-acid sequence is MSDNLTRSKPPLSEHLETEATVVALRGELDLQAALVLTAGLDALTAGPCPDVVLDLRDVSFVDCAGLNALCRTRARALARHGRVRLVTDDPSLLRLLRLTGLTGVFELYPRLADALAGSNAAPGD
- a CDS encoding pyridoxamine 5'-phosphate oxidase family protein, which codes for MTEPTPSTTAEPLPVGDLGRRLTLRRTRLGLSREETAARAGMATSYVRYLEEQPVAAPGIGALMRLAGALRTTVSELTGGDVELPPGPGRAARHAEFSELTEAECRALLATHGVGHLAVPTETGPVVVPVNYTVVDGAIAFRTAPGSTPAQAAGRQVAVEVDRIDDAFSSGWSVLVRGPARAVTDPAEVRRLDEQAYSAPWAGGPRKLWIRIESLAVSGRRITV
- a CDS encoding pyridoxamine 5'-phosphate oxidase family protein, with protein sequence MNHNDGFRELDRRECLRLLAKVPVGRIVHTRRALPAVLPVNFRLADDGAVLLCTAADSELVRAVDGAVVAFEADEVDAATQSGWSVVVTGSAAVVTDPAETARLERGGPRSWVPSPDEVFVRIEPELVTGRQLVGGRTLYGVHLPS